A single Arcobacter sp. FWKO B DNA region contains:
- a CDS encoding PhoH family protein, whose translation MKKDKVYVLDTNIILQNLQNIQNLSDNGSNIVVIPETVLLELEDKKKLTNELGFYSREFARFLASTKIKEIDLKANYKVVKLYKDDIIIHIISKDKYDTQIEQHHISESNDKRIIETAEVAKEYYRGKKVIFLSIDIYARTFALFKNLKTQTLNDDKSEVPDFEFVKSINLESIYFNRLNFQSIKELDPDYRLENFSYCFDSSDGNSMYGIVAGERVMIVEDSDFNPLFVKPANLKQKFFVKAIIENVYNLLVIDAKAGSGKTLMSFVAAMRLIDKGAYDKIVYVRNSIESIDKGAEVGFLSGNDEKFRIYNMALADTMEFIAKKQIKKGTNAENVESIRSKTEELMGKYSITTLWPGEARGRTLSGAIVIMDEWQNSSEKTTQLILSRLDESCMAIVIGSNRQIDNLYLNKYNNGLTTLLKQTKHKHNELNMFAIELEKAVRGKFAQFSERIFEKRK comes from the coding sequence ATGAAAAAAGATAAAGTATATGTATTAGACACCAATATTATTTTGCAAAATTTGCAAAATATTCAGAATTTGAGTGACAATGGCTCAAATATAGTTGTAATACCTGAAACGGTTTTACTTGAACTTGAAGATAAGAAAAAGCTTACCAATGAACTTGGGTTTTATTCAAGAGAATTTGCTAGGTTTTTGGCATCTACTAAGATAAAAGAGATAGACTTAAAGGCTAATTATAAGGTTGTAAAGCTTTATAAAGATGATATAATAATCCACATAATCTCCAAAGACAAATACGATACTCAAATAGAACAACACCATATTTCTGAAAGCAATGACAAGCGAATAATAGAAACTGCGGAAGTTGCAAAAGAGTATTATCGTGGGAAAAAGGTGATATTTCTTTCTATAGATATATACGCTAGAACTTTTGCACTATTTAAAAACCTAAAAACACAAACTCTAAATGATGATAAAAGCGAAGTTCCTGATTTTGAGTTTGTAAAGAGTATCAATCTTGAATCAATCTATTTTAATAGGCTTAATTTCCAATCCATAAAAGAGCTAGACCCAGATTATAGGCTTGAGAATTTTTCTTATTGTTTTGATTCTAGTGATGGTAATAGTATGTATGGGATAGTTGCTGGTGAGAGGGTGATGATAGTAGAAGATAGTGATTTTAATCCACTTTTTGTAAAACCTGCAAATCTAAAACAAAAGTTTTTTGTAAAAGCGATAATAGAAAATGTCTATAACCTACTAGTAATCGATGCAAAAGCAGGAAGTGGTAAGACTTTGATGTCGTTTGTAGCTGCTATGAGGCTGATAGACAAAGGTGCTTATGATAAGATAGTGTATGTACGAAACTCTATAGAGTCTATAGATAAAGGGGCTGAAGTAGGGTTTTTATCAGGTAATGATGAGAAGTTTCGTATATACAATATGGCACTAGCAGATACTATGGAGTTTATTGCTAAAAAGCAGATAAAAAAAGGGACAAATGCTGAAAATGTAGAGTCAATCCGCTCAAAAACAGAAGAGCTTATGGGAAAATACTCTATAACTACACTTTGGCCAGGAGAAGCGAGGGGAAGGACGCTAAGTGGTGCTATCGTGATAATGGATGAGTGGCAAAATAGTAGTGAAAAGACTACCCAACTTATACTTTCAAGGCTTGATGAGAGCTGTATGGCTATAGTGATAGGCTCAAATAGACAAATAGATAATCTATATCTAAATAAATATAATAATGGTCTTACAACACTTCTAAAACAAACAAAGCACAAACACAATGAACTAAATATGTTTGCAATAGAGCTTGAAAAGGCCGTAAGAGGTAAATTTGCACAATTTAGTGAGAGAATCTTTGAAAAGAGAAAATGA
- a CDS encoding HD domain-containing protein produces the protein MSDLSIKIEELIDSGAKDFEISKLIKNSIKEYLGSLDEIFTHSGGKDFFVKHTKQIDSFIIHLYKYILRKHFGQYQPLSNAIPITIVALGSYGREQLCVYSDIDLMLLYEDTKGYNIKNILEEFLTLAWDAGLKLGHRVHELKEIDSVVKEDITIKTAIIESRMIYGSKQLWHNYQNSLKRVRNHAKLEFIEQKIAEHKARLAKYPLIMEPNVKDGYGGMRESNLLFWICNVIYGVSSIKELSGKLFSEDEYKNFRSSLEFVFRVRNALHLIAKKKQDSVNFDILPELSTKLGFKNKTRITKERECMTRLFESFHNIHFFSAVMTKKVVRPFLYDKDNYAKIKSCRISKNIYVCDKKVYTSFNSKPMGLNGILKELISLDNVESFDQSYLYHVNKTILTKRETKETKRLIKELFKKEKTFPYIKLLYNSRLFFKLLPHLKGIQNQPQFDGYHKHPVDLHSIKAIKNLENIQDEFVNTLYNSLSNEEKALLRILVLFHDSGKGRGGDHHIVGERIFRKFAKSFDLDDETTTLGARIVRYHNMMNYVATREDIYSQHVIFNFIGLLQTEQTLRLLFVLTYSDISSVGKDVYKSTTANLLKELFLQSIMAFENAELVKDSTKRVLKLDAIKKNKTFKELDTKLQKKILAIQSIHMFLKLKVSEILDIAIWAENTLDYDYEIVNNEVLTIHIIKKHNMNLSFLLGKLSAYLNISSMGIYKLFDGKKFYEIVFDERVEQSDIEQIKELIQSSFISSKQLKLKKPVILKENIQIECDYTENLAALKIEAKDQKGLFAYIAKMFEDFGIDIESAKIYTSKGIARDLILIEKNGQFCPNKDEFIDLLSS, from the coding sequence GTGAGTGATTTAAGTATAAAGATTGAAGAGCTGATAGATTCTGGGGCAAAAGATTTTGAGATATCAAAACTTATAAAAAACTCAATAAAAGAGTATTTAGGCTCTCTTGATGAAATATTTACCCATAGTGGTGGTAAAGATTTTTTTGTAAAGCATACCAAGCAAATAGATAGTTTTATAATACATTTATATAAATATATACTTAGAAAACATTTTGGGCAGTATCAGCCTCTTAGTAATGCAATACCTATTACAATTGTAGCTCTTGGTAGTTATGGAAGAGAACAACTTTGTGTATATAGTGATATAGATTTGATGCTTTTGTATGAGGATACAAAAGGGTATAATATAAAAAATATATTAGAAGAGTTTTTGACTTTAGCATGGGATGCGGGATTAAAGCTAGGGCATAGGGTACATGAGCTAAAAGAGATTGATAGCGTGGTAAAGGAAGATATTACCATAAAAACTGCCATTATCGAATCAAGGATGATTTATGGATCAAAGCAACTTTGGCATAATTATCAAAATTCCTTAAAAAGGGTTAGAAATCATGCTAAGTTGGAGTTTATTGAGCAAAAAATAGCTGAACATAAGGCACGACTTGCAAAATATCCTTTGATAATGGAACCAAATGTAAAAGATGGTTATGGTGGGATGAGAGAATCAAATCTCCTTTTTTGGATATGCAATGTTATTTATGGTGTAAGTAGTATCAAAGAGCTTAGTGGAAAACTTTTTAGTGAAGATGAATATAAGAATTTTAGGAGTTCATTGGAATTTGTTTTTAGGGTTAGAAATGCATTACATTTAATTGCAAAGAAAAAACAAGATAGTGTAAACTTTGATATTTTACCTGAGCTTAGTACAAAACTTGGATTTAAAAATAAAACAAGAATTACCAAAGAAAGAGAGTGTATGACAAGGCTTTTTGAGTCTTTTCACAATATACATTTTTTTAGTGCTGTAATGACAAAAAAAGTTGTTCGCCCATTTTTATACGATAAAGATAACTATGCTAAGATTAAATCTTGCAGAATTAGTAAAAATATATATGTATGTGATAAAAAAGTATATACATCTTTTAATAGTAAACCAATGGGGCTTAATGGTATTTTAAAAGAGTTGATTTCTTTGGATAATGTGGAAAGTTTTGATCAGTCATACTTATATCATGTCAATAAAACTATTCTTACAAAAAGGGAAACAAAAGAGACAAAAAGACTAATAAAAGAGCTTTTCAAAAAAGAAAAAACTTTTCCTTATATTAAGTTGCTTTATAATTCAAGGCTGTTTTTTAAACTTTTACCACATCTAAAAGGGATTCAAAATCAACCACAATTTGATGGTTACCATAAGCATCCTGTAGATCTACACTCAATCAAAGCTATTAAAAATCTTGAAAATATCCAAGATGAGTTTGTTAATACTCTCTATAATAGTTTAAGTAATGAAGAAAAAGCACTTTTGAGGATTTTGGTATTATTTCATGATAGTGGCAAAGGAAGGGGAGGAGATCATCATATAGTTGGGGAGAGAATATTTAGAAAATTTGCTAAATCATTTGATTTGGATGATGAAACTACTACTTTGGGTGCTAGAATAGTAAGGTACCACAATATGATGAACTATGTGGCTACAAGGGAGGATATTTATTCACAGCATGTGATATTTAATTTTATAGGGTTATTACAAACTGAACAAACTTTAAGACTCTTATTTGTTCTTACTTATAGTGATATAAGTTCAGTTGGTAAAGATGTATATAAAAGTACAACAGCTAATTTATTAAAAGAGCTTTTTTTGCAATCAATAATGGCTTTTGAAAATGCAGAACTTGTAAAAGATAGTACAAAAAGAGTTTTAAAACTTGATGCCATTAAAAAGAATAAAACATTTAAAGAGTTAGATACCAAACTACAAAAAAAGATACTTGCAATTCAATCAATCCATATGTTTTTAAAGCTAAAAGTTAGTGAAATTTTAGATATTGCAATATGGGCTGAGAATACTTTAGATTATGATTATGAAATTGTAAATAATGAGGTATTGACTATTCATATTATTAAAAAACACAATATGAACTTGAGCTTTTTACTGGGTAAACTATCAGCATATCTTAATATATCATCTATGGGTATATATAAATTATTTGATGGTAAAAAGTTTTATGAAATTGTATTTGATGAAAGGGTAGAACAAAGCGATATTGAACAAATCAAAGAATTAATTCAAAGCTCTTTTATAAGTAGTAAGCAACTAAAACTTAAAAAACCTGTAATTTTAAAAGAAAATATTCAAATTGAGTGTGATTATACTGAAAATTTAGCCGCTTTAAAAATAGAAGCAAAAGATCAAAAAGGGCTTTTTGCATATATCGCAAAAATGTTTGAAGATTTTGGAATAGATATAGAAAGTGCCAAAATATATACAAGTAAAGGAATTGCTAGAGATTTAATTCTAATAGAAAAAAATGGACAGTTTTGCCCAAATAAAGATGAGTTTATTGATTTATTAAGTAGTTAA
- the thiC gene encoding phosphomethylpyrimidine synthase ThiC: protein MRNWLDNHKNDTVRTQMYYAKQGIITDDMKYVAEVEGLDPELVRSEIARGRLIIPANINHRHVKPMAIGLASKCKINANIGSSALASDINGEIEKVDMSLKYGADTIMDLSTGGDLDAIREAVIAHSTVPVGTVPMYQIIHDCGGDINNLSIDVMLSTLEKQAKQGVSYFTIHAGFLLRFMPYVAKRKMGIVSRGGSLMASWMMHYHKENPFYEAYDAILDICRRYDVSLSLGDSLRPGCLYDASDEAQLSELKILGELTLRAWEKDVQVMIEGPGHVPLNQVERNMKIEQEYCHEAPFYILGPLTTDIAAGYDHISSAIGAAVGGWHGASMLCYVTPKEHLGLPNAEDVRIGIIAYKIAAHSADIARGRFGARDVDDAMSDARYAFDWNKQFSLALDPDRAKEYHDETLPQDVFKDAEFCSMCGPKFCSYKITQQIMDNHSIN, encoded by the coding sequence ATGAGAAATTGGCTAGATAACCACAAAAATGATACAGTTAGAACTCAAATGTATTATGCAAAACAAGGTATTATCACAGATGATATGAAATATGTTGCCGAGGTTGAGGGACTAGATCCTGAGCTTGTAAGAAGTGAAATAGCAAGAGGAAGGCTGATAATTCCAGCAAATATCAACCATAGACATGTCAAACCTATGGCAATAGGCTTAGCAAGTAAATGTAAAATCAATGCAAATATTGGCTCATCTGCACTTGCAAGTGATATTAATGGTGAAATAGAAAAAGTTGATATGAGCTTGAAATATGGTGCTGATACAATTATGGATTTGAGTACTGGTGGGGATTTAGATGCTATTAGAGAAGCTGTTATTGCTCACTCAACTGTACCAGTTGGAACAGTTCCTATGTATCAAATAATACATGATTGTGGTGGGGATATCAACAACCTTTCTATTGATGTGATGCTCTCAACTCTTGAAAAACAAGCAAAGCAAGGGGTAAGTTATTTTACTATTCATGCTGGATTTTTGCTTAGATTTATGCCTTATGTGGCAAAAAGAAAGATGGGTATTGTATCTCGTGGAGGAAGCTTGATGGCATCTTGGATGATGCATTATCATAAAGAAAATCCATTTTATGAAGCGTATGATGCTATTTTAGATATTTGTAGAAGATATGATGTATCTTTATCTTTAGGTGATAGCTTAAGACCTGGGTGTCTTTATGATGCAAGTGATGAAGCACAACTTAGTGAGCTTAAAATCCTTGGTGAACTTACTCTTAGAGCTTGGGAAAAAGATGTTCAAGTGATGATAGAAGGTCCTGGACATGTTCCTCTCAATCAAGTTGAGAGAAATATGAAAATAGAGCAAGAATACTGCCACGAAGCACCTTTTTATATCCTTGGACCGCTCACTACAGATATAGCTGCTGGGTATGACCATATAAGTAGTGCTATTGGAGCTGCTGTTGGTGGATGGCATGGGGCTAGTATGCTTTGTTATGTAACACCAAAAGAACACCTTGGTCTTCCAAATGCAGAAGATGTAAGAATTGGAATCATTGCATATAAAATAGCTGCACACAGTGCAGATATAGCAAGAGGAAGATTTGGGGCTAGAGATGTGGATGATGCAATGAGTGATGCGAGATATGCATTTGATTGGAACAAACAATTTTCATTGGCACTTGATCCAGATCGTGCAAAAGAGTATCATGATGAAACATTGCCACAAGATGTATTTAAAGATGCAGAGTTTTGTTCTATGTGTGGACCAAAATTTTGTAGCTATAAAATAACCCAACAAATAATGGACAACCACTCAATCAATTAA
- a CDS encoding HD domain-containing protein, translating to MTNRFINDTIFSHIEHTKFEGKILQTKILSRLQFVTQNALAYFAFPSINTKRYIHSLGTMHLASYMYKSALLNAKDKLRSQILDDIYQAIKKIEKEKDIKSKIHKSKLFVDDALYQFLVPLKDDKERYAYMVSLQAIRLCGLLHDVGHLPFSHQVEYALQSIYAKLSKQEIHNKEEIEFLEFYNSITNNQDKVLHEAMGLSFCKMLFEYEVVQCFCLGEDRDYIKVVYSVVEHILKDREFGGFDFGVLHGLIDSTVDADRLDYINRDMLASGYIGGAVDLLRIAKQSVLTKRKKEYYISFCDSAILDIEHMLEMRFNLYKKVIFHHQIARKDAMLESLIAYLANQFFLKGSRKNNDISMLWKFDKVKGLEQKLDTISLLDENWLISLFKEEYFALKYDTKIKNKQKVLMIFEEVLFGKKYFSSIWKNLNDLYGVLEFTTTQKYQFRESFGYISPSKLQILKNSLDNFVSYHESKEKLFLSYQIVSFSLGISKDFHLFSGEELVSIDEVSTLRKRLKKSMLNTVPFFIYCDKKELSKEIKKDLKELLFDVFERNREWG from the coding sequence ATGACAAATAGATTTATAAACGATACTATATTTAGTCATATAGAACATACCAAATTTGAAGGGAAGATTTTACAAACCAAGATTTTGAGTAGATTGCAGTTTGTTACTCAAAATGCTTTGGCATATTTTGCCTTTCCTTCTATAAACACAAAAAGATATATTCACTCTCTTGGAACTATGCATTTAGCTTCGTATATGTATAAAAGTGCTTTACTAAATGCAAAAGATAAACTACGCAGTCAAATACTTGATGATATTTATCAAGCTATTAAAAAAATAGAAAAAGAAAAAGATATAAAATCCAAGATTCATAAAAGCAAACTATTTGTAGATGATGCGTTATATCAGTTTTTGGTACCATTAAAAGATGATAAAGAGCGATATGCTTATATGGTATCTTTACAAGCTATAAGGCTTTGTGGACTTTTGCATGATGTGGGTCATTTGCCTTTTTCTCATCAGGTGGAGTATGCCTTACAAAGTATTTATGCAAAACTTTCAAAACAAGAGATTCATAATAAGGAAGAAATAGAGTTTTTGGAGTTTTATAATAGTATTACAAACAACCAAGATAAAGTATTGCACGAGGCTATGGGGCTTTCGTTTTGTAAGATGTTATTTGAATATGAGGTAGTGCAATGTTTTTGTTTGGGTGAGGATAGGGATTATATCAAAGTTGTTTATAGTGTGGTGGAGCATATTTTAAAAGATAGGGAATTTGGTGGATTTGATTTTGGTGTGTTGCATGGCTTGATAGACTCCACCGTAGATGCTGATAGGCTTGATTATATCAACCGTGATATGTTGGCTAGCGGATACATAGGTGGGGCTGTGGATTTGCTAAGAATTGCAAAACAAAGTGTTCTTACCAAACGAAAAAAAGAGTATTATATATCTTTTTGTGATAGTGCTATTTTGGATATAGAACATATGCTTGAGATGAGGTTCAACCTATACAAAAAGGTGATTTTTCACCACCAAATAGCTAGAAAAGATGCTATGCTTGAAAGTCTTATAGCATATCTTGCAAATCAATTTTTCCTTAAAGGTTCACGAAAAAACAATGATATTTCAATGCTGTGGAAGTTTGATAAGGTAAAGGGCTTGGAGCAAAAACTAGATACTATTAGCTTGCTTGATGAAAACTGGCTTATTTCACTTTTCAAAGAGGAGTATTTTGCCCTCAAATATGATACTAAGATAAAAAATAAGCAAAAAGTTTTGATGATTTTTGAAGAGGTATTGTTTGGTAAAAAGTATTTTAGCTCCATTTGGAAAAACTTAAATGACTTGTACGGTGTTTTGGAATTTACCACTACTCAAAAATACCAATTTCGTGAGAGTTTTGGATATATTAGTCCCTCAAAACTCCAAATCCTAAAAAACTCCCTTGATAATTTCGTATCATACCACGAATCAAAAGAAAAGCTTTTTTTGTCGTATCAAATAGTCTCCTTTAGCCTTGGAATATCTAAAGATTTCCATCTTTTTAGCGGTGAGGAACTTGTATCTATCGATGAGGTATCGACACTACGAAAAAGGCTTAAAAAGTCTATGTTAAACACAGTGCCGTTTTTTA